A region of Streptomyces sp. WMMC500 DNA encodes the following proteins:
- a CDS encoding alkyl sulfatase dimerization domain-containing protein: MATPDPSDRADFEAADRGFLAGPAERQVTAADGRVVWDFDDTGFLSALPDGEHPGTVDAGLWRQAKLCARAGLYEVAEGVLQVRGYDLSNMTLIEGDHGVVVVDPLISRETAAAALALYRAHRGDRPVTGVVITHSHLDHFGGILGVLTPDADLPVLAPAGFLEHAVAENVYAGTAMLRRGFYYGGMNLERGPAGLVGMGLGFTASTGTPALVPATTEVTRTGQTETVDGVGFIFQMTPGTEAPAEMNFLLPDYRALCMAENATHNLHNILTLRGALVRDARMWARCLDEALRLFAADADVLFASHHWPTWGQEAMRDFLAEQRDLYAYLHDQTLRLANQGHTGTEIAEIIEMPPSLAAAWHTHGFYGSVSHNVKAIYQRYLGWYDGHPASLWEHPPAETAKRYAECMGGVDALVVKAGAYADDGDLRFAAQLLKHAVFADPDHTGAKNTLADVFERLGHGAECATWRNCYLVGARELREGVKHTGITAGGMMAALSVEQLLDSIAIVVDGPRAWDLRLTLDWHVTDLGEHHRATLAHGAFTHHRLDGGSAEPADVSLALTKAQLLALLAGGSPEDIEHTGDPGALRTLLSVLDRPDPDFAVVTP, translated from the coding sequence ATGGCCACGCCCGACCCCAGCGACCGCGCGGACTTCGAGGCCGCCGACCGCGGGTTCCTCGCCGGACCCGCCGAGCGGCAGGTCACGGCCGCGGACGGGCGGGTGGTGTGGGACTTCGACGACACCGGCTTCCTCAGTGCTCTTCCCGACGGCGAACACCCCGGTACCGTCGACGCCGGCCTGTGGCGGCAGGCGAAGCTGTGCGCCCGTGCCGGGTTGTACGAGGTGGCCGAGGGCGTGCTGCAGGTCCGCGGGTACGACCTGTCGAACATGACTCTGATCGAGGGCGACCACGGGGTCGTCGTCGTGGATCCGCTGATCTCGCGGGAGACCGCCGCCGCGGCGCTGGCCCTGTATCGCGCGCACCGGGGCGACAGGCCCGTCACCGGCGTGGTCATCACGCACTCGCACCTCGACCACTTCGGCGGCATCCTCGGCGTGCTCACCCCGGACGCGGACCTCCCGGTCCTCGCCCCGGCCGGCTTTCTGGAGCACGCCGTGGCGGAGAACGTCTACGCCGGCACCGCGATGCTGCGCCGCGGCTTCTACTACGGCGGGATGAACCTGGAACGCGGCCCCGCCGGGCTCGTCGGCATGGGGCTGGGGTTCACGGCCTCCACCGGTACGCCCGCCCTGGTGCCCGCCACGACGGAGGTCACCCGCACCGGGCAGACCGAGACCGTCGACGGCGTGGGATTCATCTTCCAGATGACGCCCGGCACCGAGGCCCCGGCGGAGATGAACTTCCTGCTGCCCGACTACCGCGCGCTGTGCATGGCCGAGAACGCCACCCACAATCTGCACAACATCCTCACCCTGCGCGGCGCCCTCGTACGCGATGCCCGGATGTGGGCCCGCTGTCTCGACGAGGCGCTGCGGCTCTTCGCCGCCGACGCCGACGTGCTGTTCGCCTCCCACCACTGGCCGACCTGGGGGCAGGAGGCGATGCGCGACTTCCTGGCCGAGCAGCGTGACCTGTACGCGTATCTGCACGATCAGACGCTGCGGCTGGCCAACCAGGGGCACACCGGTACCGAGATCGCCGAGATCATCGAGATGCCCCCGTCGCTCGCCGCGGCCTGGCACACGCACGGCTTCTACGGCAGCGTCAGCCACAACGTCAAGGCCATCTATCAGCGCTACCTCGGCTGGTACGACGGCCACCCCGCCTCGCTCTGGGAACACCCGCCGGCCGAGACCGCCAAGCGGTACGCCGAGTGCATGGGCGGCGTCGACGCTCTGGTGGTCAAGGCCGGCGCGTACGCCGACGACGGCGATCTGCGCTTCGCGGCTCAGCTCCTCAAGCACGCCGTGTTCGCCGACCCCGACCACACCGGCGCCAAGAACACGCTCGCGGACGTCTTCGAACGACTCGGCCACGGCGCCGAGTGCGCGACCTGGCGCAACTGCTATCTCGTCGGCGCCCGTGAGCTGCGCGAGGGCGTCAAGCACACCGGTATCACCGCGGGCGGCATGATGGCCGCGCTCAGCGTGGAGCAGCTTCTCGACTCCATCGCCATCGTCGTCGACGGCCCCCGGGCTTGGGATCTCCGCCTCACCCTGGACTGGCACGTCACCGACCTCGGTGAGCACCACCGCGCCACGCTCGCGCACGGCGCCTTCACCCACCACCGCCTCGACGGCGGGTCCGCCGAGCCGGCCGACGTGTCGCTGGCGCTGACCAAGGCCCAGTTGCTCGCTCTGCTGGCGGGCGGGAGCCCGGAGGACATCGAGCACACGGGTGACCCCGGCGCGCTGCGCACCCTGCTGTCGGTGCTCGACCGGCCCGACCCGGACTTCGCGGTCGTCACCCCCTGA
- a CDS encoding phospholipase A2 — protein MNKATRSPAAVAALRTKLSTTAATLALLTAATLAGAATAAAADTNPVTNAPTAAPTLREQADALMDLTYAEFAGTPHVQPFNWTNDGCSVPTGYAPYSEVFRPACVLHDFGYRNYGGKHELKLSPTRETKDWIDSRFRTEMRRICDDRNGSRLSHLACVNAAEAYHGAVQLGGDSSFF, from the coding sequence ATGAACAAGGCCACCCGCAGCCCCGCGGCCGTCGCGGCCCTGCGCACGAAGCTGTCGACCACAGCCGCCACGCTGGCCCTCCTGACAGCAGCCACCCTCGCCGGCGCCGCCACCGCCGCGGCCGCCGACACGAACCCCGTGACCAACGCTCCCACGGCAGCGCCGACGCTGCGCGAGCAGGCCGACGCCCTCATGGACCTCACCTACGCGGAGTTCGCCGGAACCCCGCACGTCCAGCCGTTCAACTGGACTAACGACGGCTGCTCGGTCCCCACCGGCTACGCGCCGTACAGCGAGGTCTTCCGCCCCGCGTGCGTCCTCCACGACTTCGGCTACCGGAACTACGGCGGTAAGCACGAACTGAAGCTCAGCCCGACGCGTGAGACGAAGGACTGGATCGACAGCCGCTTCCGCACCGAGATGCGCCGCATCTGCGACGACCGCAACGGCTCCCGCCTCTCCCACCTCGCGTGCGTCAACGCCGCCGAGGCGTACCACGGCGCGGTCCAACTGGGCGGCGACAGCTCGTTCTTCTGA
- a CDS encoding flavin reductase family protein: MRVQLGGEIRGTAPLAYDEQPKPGSRRGATRRHRAQSTFAPTFAFKRPANFITAARQRQDGLPHITEATAWVTCTVDELVRGGDHTIVLGTVTRAESRGQTPLTYHAHPCGTHIPHPHPNQTNPGCKWPGSTARPGDGHDSNGPATRKCSGGQ, from the coding sequence ATGAGGGTGCAACTCGGGGGCGAAATCCGCGGCACCGCACCCCTCGCCTACGACGAGCAGCCGAAACCCGGCTCTCGACGTGGCGCGACAAGGAGACACCGAGCGCAATCCACGTTCGCTCCAACCTTCGCCTTCAAGAGACCCGCGAATTTCATCACCGCCGCCCGACAACGGCAGGACGGACTCCCCCACATCACCGAAGCCACCGCCTGGGTCACCTGCACGGTCGATGAACTCGTCCGCGGAGGCGACCACACCATCGTGCTCGGCACCGTCACACGGGCCGAGTCGCGCGGACAAACTCCACTCACCTATCACGCGCACCCCTGCGGCACTCATATCCCACACCCACACCCGAACCAGACAAACCCCGGGTGCAAGTGGCCGGGGTCAACCGCGCGTCCAGGCGACGGGCACGACAGCAACGGGCCGGCGACACGAAAGTGCTCCGGCGGGCAGTGA